From a region of the Candidatus Oleimmundimicrobium sp. genome:
- a CDS encoding N-acetylmuramoyl-L-alanine amidase, translating to MIGIDAGHHNSDSGAVRVSKGIKEVDLNRAVIKFLKQELAQRGIIYIECIGSIHQKANIANANNCSIYVSVHHNAGGGEGTETFHCPNSSEGAKLAKAIHSEVVKVSGLKDRGIKQKKFTVLTKTKMPATLIELGFMDSNDFDEIIKTDFQNRCAGAICRGICNYFGVDKQEVDMESCVYTDNDVDARIGSYLSEKKGIPLIVNSLPAFTSNKVYAIGLNAVTKCKGKFKVVVELSGKDRFETAKKVMGEI from the coding sequence ATGATAGGTATAGACGCTGGCCACCATAATTCAGACAGCGGAGCGGTTCGCGTTAGCAAGGGAATTAAAGAAGTTGATTTAAACCGAGCTGTCATTAAATTTTTAAAACAAGAATTAGCCCAAAGAGGAATTATATATATCGAATGTATTGGCTCAATTCACCAAAAAGCCAATATAGCCAATGCGAACAACTGTTCTATTTATGTATCAGTTCATCATAACGCCGGTGGAGGGGAAGGGACGGAAACTTTCCATTGCCCTAACTCAAGCGAAGGGGCAAAACTGGCTAAAGCTATTCACTCTGAAGTTGTCAAAGTGAGCGGATTAAAAGACAGGGGGATTAAGCAGAAGAAGTTTACCGTTTTAACCAAAACAAAAATGCCTGCTACCTTAATTGAGCTGGGCTTTATGGACTCAAATGATTTTGATGAAATTATCAAAACCGATTTTCAAAATAGATGTGCTGGAGCAATTTGTAGGGGAATTTGTAATTATTTTGGTGTAGATAAACAGGAGGTCGATATGGAAAGTTGTGTATATACGGATAACGATGTCGATGCAAGGATTGGCAGTTATCTATCAGAGAAAAAGGGAATACCTCTGATTGTAAATTCCCTCCCCGCTTTCACTTCTAACAAAGTTTATGCCATCGGATTGAACGCTGTTACAAAATGCAAGGGAAAATTTAAAGTTGTGGTTGAGCTTTCGGGCAAAGATAGATTTGAAACCGCTAAGAAGGTTATGGGTGAAATTTGA